CTGGGTCGACAATAGCGTCGAACGAATCACGCATCGGCGCAGTGAGCCGGGGTGGCGATTTTGTCGGTCGGGAGAGGGTCCATGTATCCGACCGAGTCGCCCGAGGGCTGCCGGCATAGCGAAAGGACTAGACCAAACGGGAGCCGCTTTCCCCGATCTTGACGAGCCGTCGGCCCGGTCTAGCCTGAAGACATGCTAGGAGCTGGCATGGCTGTATTGGACCGACCGGCATGAGGCTCGTCGGCATGCACCAGCTCATGAGGAGTGGGCATGAAACGGATGTGTGTGTCCTGGCTTGTCTTGATCGGGCTGATGGCATCAATGTTGGCCTATGGACAGGATGTTTCACCGCTGGAGGGTGGCCAGGGTAGCGATACCACGCCGCTGGCTCAGGCATCGGGCGGGCAGGGCCAGGGGGGTGCCGGCGGTCTTGCCCCGGGCGGAGCGGCGGGAGGGGCCGCCGCCGGCATGTCCTCGGCTTCCATCGCTGGCATCGTGCTTGGCTCGGCGATTGCCATCGGGGTGGTGGCCGCCTCCGTCGGGGGAGGCGGTGGTGGTTCCTCCGGCGCGACGGGCACCACTGAGTAGTGCTTACGCACAAGACCTCGTGTCGGACTGTATCACCAGGTCGCCTTCTGGCGATTAGGATGTGTGCTGGTTGCGAGCATGAGACCACCTAGCCTTGCTACGCCATAATGGCAAGTCATGGCCCCAGTAGTCGCGGCTTGCCGTGACAGTGTCACGTTAGTTGTCTCGCCACGAATCCCGCACAAGTCAGAATGAGTCCTTAAGACGGCAGAAAGCCCCGCAGAGCGCATCATACGGGGCTTTCAGCGATGTCATGTTCTTGGTGCGGATGGGGAGACTCGAACTCCCACGCGCTGAGGCACTAGAACCTAAATCTAGCGTGTCTACCAATTCCACCACATCCGCAACGCTGCAGTATTTTAGAGATGACAGCCTCTAAGTCAAGGTATATCAGGAAGTTTCAGGTACCTGGCGGCCTGCTCTGGCAGCGTGTCGGTCGAACGTTGTGTCAGGTGAGGGACGCGGCCCAAGCAGGGCGCCGGCAGGTGATGGGTCAGGGTCGCTAGGTTGTCATCCGCCTCTTCGAAGTCGGTCGTGACGCCATTGGCGACCCAGCCCGCAAGCCGCAGCCCCTGTGCCCGGATCGCCTCGGCGGTGAGCCGGGCATGGTTGATGCATCCAAGGCGCAGGCCGACGACGAGAATCACCGGCAGCTGCAATGCGCCGGCCAGGTCGCTCAGGTCCTCGTCCTCATTGAGCGGTACCCGCCAACCACCGGCGCCCTCGATCAGGGTCAGGTCGCGCTCCGCGGCGAGCGGGGATGCCATGGCTTGAGTCAGGTCGGCCAGGCGCAGGGTATCGCCCACCTGACGGGCCGCCAGATGAGGCGCGATGGCCGGGGCATAGGCGAAGGGGTTGATGGTCGCGTAGTCGACCTCGGGATGGCTGTGAGCCTTCAGGGCGAGGGCATCCTCGTTGCG
The genomic region above belongs to Halomonas sp. YLGW01 and contains:
- the bioD gene encoding dethiobiotin synthase codes for the protein MAAYFITGTDTDAGKTLITAGLLALARHHGLTTLGLKPVASGCQRYPEGLRNEDALALKAHSHPEVDYATINPFAYAPAIAPHLAARQVGDTLRLADLTQAMASPLAAERDLTLIEGAGGWRVPLNEDEDLSDLAGALQLPVILVVGLRLGCINHARLTAEAIRAQGLRLAGWVANGVTTDFEEADDNLATLTHHLPAPCLGRVPHLTQRSTDTLPEQAARYLKLPDIP